A window from Cydia pomonella isolate Wapato2018A chromosome 8, ilCydPomo1, whole genome shotgun sequence encodes these proteins:
- the LOC133520631 gene encoding bombyxin A-3 homolog, which yields MNSLHYLFIIMVLLGNNLVALAQEEMQQLRLSDSINKCSHRLSQMIANLCNNLYKIVKRDTRSSRMIDKLVPEDLHEHMKRARLKRWRRVRRQVANECCERPCTVSNLLMYCPPESRVVKEHPDMFD from the exons ATGAATTCGTTACactat ttatttattataatggtATTATTAGGAAATAATTTAGTGGCGCTAGCGCAAGAAGAAATGCAGCAATTGAGGCTGTCTGACTCTATTAATAAATGCAGCCATCGCCTGTCGCAGATGATTGCAAACCTTTGCAATAACCTCTACAAAATTGTGAAGAGAGACACACGTTCATCGAGAATGATAG ATAAACTAGTCCCAGAAGACCTCCACGAGCATATGAAGCGCGCGCGGCTGAAGCGATGGCGGCGTGTGCGGCGGCAGGTGGCCAACGAGTGCTGCGAACGGCCGTGCACGGTCAGCAACCTGTTAATGTACTGCCCCCCGGAGTCGCGGGTAGTCAAAGAGCACCCTGACATGTTTGACTGA